Proteins encoded together in one Priestia aryabhattai window:
- a CDS encoding HPP family protein gives MEIEKSFSQTKSPFLSYLSSYTKKMKGELKEEPKINYRDAVVSSLGGLIAIIISSSIALALGYPMALAPIGASCVLIFGAHKGPLSQPRHVLGGHLLATISALIIWSLFHRSLITIAIVLAFVLILMILTKTVHPPAAASAIVAINTGAGWGFLGVIMICACVIVLISTVYNNLFQDRQYPRYWV, from the coding sequence ATGGAAATTGAAAAGAGTTTTTCTCAAACAAAAAGCCCCTTTCTGTCTTACTTAAGCTCTTATACGAAAAAGATGAAAGGAGAACTAAAAGAAGAACCGAAAATCAACTATAGAGATGCAGTCGTTTCTTCTTTAGGAGGCTTAATTGCGATTATCATCAGCAGCTCGATTGCACTCGCGCTTGGATATCCAATGGCCCTTGCTCCGATTGGTGCAAGCTGCGTGCTTATCTTTGGCGCTCATAAAGGTCCCTTGTCACAGCCGCGCCACGTGCTTGGAGGACACTTGCTTGCGACGATTTCAGCACTTATTATTTGGAGTTTATTTCATCGGAGCCTCATTACGATTGCGATTGTACTTGCGTTTGTTCTTATTTTAATGATTCTTACCAAGACCGTTCACCCTCCCGCTGCAGCTAGCGCAATTGTAGCGATTAACACAGGGGCCGGCTGGGGATTTTTAGGGGTTATTATGATTTGTGCGTGTGTGATTGTACTAATTTCTACCGTGTATAACAATTTATTTCAAGATCGGCAGTATCCCAGGTATTGGGTTTAA